A window of Kribbella voronezhensis genomic DNA:
CCTTCACGACCTGGTCGACCGGTACATCGCCCTCCCACGGATCCCCGTAGCACATCGAGACGTAGCCGCGGATGCTCAATCCCGCGGCGAGCGCGCGCTCGACCGTCGGGGTGAACATCGCGAACTGGTCGTCCAGCGTGGAGTTCAGGTTCTTGGCCGCGAACGTCTCGGTGGCGCTGGCGAAGATCGCGATCTCCCGTACGCCGGCGGCCAGCGCGCGGTCGAGACCGCGTTCGTTGGGCACCAGGACAGGAGCCCGTACTGCGGCGGGCAGGTCGAGCTGGTCGAGAAGCTCCGCGGCGTCGGCGAGCTGGGGAACCCACTTGGGGTGGACGAAGCTGGTGGTCTCGACGGTGGTCAGGCCGGCCTCGACCAGCCGGCGGATGAACTCCGCCTTCACCGCGACATCCACGATCGCCGACTCGTTCTGCAGGCCGTCGCGCGGACCGACCTCGTAGATCGTCACCCGCTCGGGAAGTCCCTCGGCCCGAACCTGCTGCGGTCTGCGCACCTTCAGCCTCCGTCTCGACCCGCTTCGTGGGCGGGCACTCGCCGCCTGCGGGAGGGTTCTCCTCCAGAATGGCGGGTGATGACAACTCTGGCTGACATTCTGCGCGGGATCGAAGGTGGGACGTTCCCCACCCCCGATCTCGAGGTCGAGGTGGTACCGGCGCCGTCCGAGCGGGAGGCCTGCGTGGTCGCCTTCACCGCGCACATCGTCGTGGCCGCGGACGTGACTGCGGAGTGGGTCGCCGACCGCGTTCCGGCCGGCGATCTCTCGGCGCCGCTCAACCCGCCGTTCCTGTTCGCGCTCGAGCAACTGACCGGCCGACGGGTGAACGCGATCGACGCGATGCTGCTCGCGCCGGCGCTGGCCGACGCCGCCGAGCGAGCGATTGCTGTCGACGGCTTGACCGAGTTCACCGACCAGACGCATCCGCGGATCGAGCGCGCGTGGCGGTA
This region includes:
- a CDS encoding GNAT family N-acetyltransferase gives rise to the protein MTTLADILRGIEGGTFPTPDLEVEVVPAPSEREACVVAFTAHIVVAADVTAEWVADRVPAGDLSAPLNPPFLFALEQLTGRRVNAIDAMLLAPALADAAERAIAVDGLTEFTDQTHPRIERAWRYRDGVRAYADPYGGLVVIGNGLAGRLECALEVPERARGKGHGRRLARAARALIPADAHIWAQVSPGNAASLRTFLAAGYTPVGSEALLTS
- a CDS encoding hydroxymethylglutaryl-CoA lyase, whose amino-acid sequence is MRRPQQVRAEGLPERVTIYEVGPRDGLQNESAIVDVAVKAEFIRRLVEAGLTTVETTSFVHPKWVPQLADAAELLDQLDLPAAVRAPVLVPNERGLDRALAAGVREIAIFASATETFAAKNLNSTLDDQFAMFTPTVERALAAGLSIRGYVSMCYGDPWEGDVPVDQVVKVGARLVELGCHELSLGDTIGVATPGQVISLIESFGQAGVGVDKLAVHFHDTYGQALANTLTALREGVTTVDSSAGGLGGCPYAESATGNLATEDLVWQLDGLGIETGVDLEKLVSTSTWMAEQLGKPSASRVVQALAG